The Microlunatus soli genome contains the following window.
GACCAGGCTGATGGTGCCGTCCTCGCCGGCCGCATTGCTCACCAGCGCCCACTTTCCCGCCGGCAGCCCGTCCTCGAACAGCCGGGCTCCGCCACCGACGGTCTCGGGGAAGATCATGAACGCCAGCCGGTCCACCCGGTCGGCGGCCAGCAGGGCCTTGATCACGCTGGCGCTGGCGAAGACGACGATGTCGCCGCCGTCCTCGGCCTGCAGCTCGTCCACGACCTCCGGCGCCGGCCGATCCAGGATCCTGGTCCGCTGCCACGGCGCCTCGGTGAGGGTGTGGGAGAGCACCACCTTGTCCGCGTCGACCAGCCAGCGGGCGTAGCCGCGGTCGCGTTCATCGGCATTCGGATCGTCGGCAACGGTCGGCCAGAAGCCGAGAAAGCCTTCGGCGTTGACCCGGCCGAGCAGCGCGGTGCTGGCCGGCTTCCACAGCTCGGTCAGATGATCACGGGCGACGTCGCTGATCGCGTACGGCATCAGCCAGGCCATGTCCGTCGCTCCACCCGGGCCGGCGTACCGGCCGTCCAGGGTGAGGCTGATGTTGGTGACGACGCGACGAGTGGTGTTGGTGGACATGGGAGTTACTCCTTCTGCGGGAACTTGAGGAATGTGTTGAGTGGTTCGATCGGTCGGTGGTACGCGGCCGCGACGGATCAGGATGGACGGACCGAGGCCGATCACGACACGGCGACCGGATCATTTCTGCTCGGCGTTGATCAGTGCTGCGAGACGGTCGAGCGACTGGTTCCAGCCGAGCTCGATGCCGGCGATGAAATCGGCGGATTCGACGACGCTGTCGTCGATCCGGAAGCGGACGTCCAACTCGGTCGTGACGGGTTCAGGTCGGGACGGATCTCCCGCCGACGCTCCGCCCGGAGCGTCGCGATGGTCGGCCAGGGTGACGGTGTAGTCCGCGGTGAACGCGACCGCTCCGGTCGGCAGCAGCGGCGACAGCCGGAAGCCGATCCGTTCACCGTCGACGACGGACCGGACCACGCCCTCGGCGCGGCCGACCAGTCCGTCGACGCCGGTCCGATCGGCAGCGTCGGCGTACTCCTGGATCACGCGTCCGCCCGGGACCGCCTCGAAGATCAAGCGCGCGACCCGCAGGTGGTCCGGCACCCACCACCGGGCCATCCGATCGGCCTCGGTGACCGCCGCCCACACCGTCTCGCGCGGCGCCGCCAGCCGACGCCGGAAGCTGAAGCTGCGGCCGTCCGCCCAGCGGTGGGCCGTCGCGGACGCCAACTCCTCGGCCAGCGACGCACCGTAGTTGTCGAAGTCGGCGCGGACCGTGCTCTGTCGGTCGGCACCGTCGGCGAGCCGACCGAGTCGCACGGCCAGATCACGCAACGGTCCGGCCTCCAGCGCGAAGATCTTGCGCTGGCCGGACCGCTGCGAGACCACCAGGCCGGCGCGCTCGAGGGTCTGCAGATGCTTGGTCGCCTGCGGTTGACGTAAGCCGACCTCGTCGGCGATCACGCCCACCGACTGCGGACGGTCCGCGAGCGCAGTCACGATCCGCCAGCGGGCCGGGTCGGCCAGCGCCGCCAGCGCTGAGTTCTGCTCCATGACCAGAATCATTCCCTATGAAGAATATTCTTGTCAAGGAATATCTCTGATCGGTTCCGTCTCCCGCATCGTCACGGGTCGGGTCGAACCGCCGGTGCCTGCTGAGTCGAGGCCCTGGACCTGCTGATTCGAGCCTCTGAGCCTGGCGTGCCGAGGTCCCTGAGTCTGTCGAAGGGCCGCGTCCCACTCCGCCGGCGAGCCGAGCAGCGAGTTGCGGTCCTTCGACGAGCTCAGGACCCGGAGGTCGTCAGTTGCTCGGCTGGGCGGCCGTGGAGTCGGCGTCCCGCTTGGACTTGATCAGGCTTGCCACGGTGGTGACGGCGAGCGTCACGATGATCACCGTGAGCGACAACCAGATCGGGATGTCGAGGGAGAACGGGATGTGCAGCTTCTCGTCCAGGTGGTACTCGTGCATCGCGTGGAAGACCAACTTCACGCCGATGAAGGCGAGGATGATCGAGAGTCCGACCGACAGGTAGACCAACCGCTTGAGCAGTCCGCCGATCAGGAAGTACAGCTGCCGCAGCCCCATCAGCGCGAACACGTTGGCGGTGAAGACCAGGTACGGCTCCTGGGTCAGGCCGTAGATCGCCGGGATCGAGTCCAGGGCGAACAGCAGGTCGGTGCTGCCCAGCGCGATGATCACGAACAGCATCGGGGTGATCAGTCGCCTGCCACCCTCGCGGATCGTCAGCTTGGTGCCGTGGAACTCTTCGGTGGAAGGCATCCGACGCTTGACCAACCGCATCAGCGGGTTGTCCGGAGCGTCCTCCTCGTCCTCACCCTTGCGATAGTCCAGGTACAGCCGGATCGCGGTGTAGATCAGGAAGGCGCCGAAGATGAAGAAGACCCAGCTGAACAGACTGATCAGCCCGGCCCCGAGGGCGATGAAGACACCGCGGAACAGCAGCGCGAGCAGGATGCCGACCAGCAATGCGTACTGCTGATACTGCCGGGGCACCTTCAGTTTGGTCATGATGATCACGAAGATGAACAGGTTGTCCACCGACAAGCTGTACTCGGTGAGCCACCCGGCGAAGAACTCCCCGGCGTACTGGCCACCGGAGACCAACCAGACACCGAGCCCGAACAAGATCGCCAACGCGACGAAGACGCCGATGAACAGGCCGGCTTCCTTCATGGACGGCTCGTGCGGCCGGCGACCGATCACGAAGACGTCGAAGCCGAGGATGAGGACCATCACACCGACGGTGATGATCCAGGCATAGAGATGTACGTCCACCCGTTAGACCTTTCGAGAGCTCTGAGTGCGAACATGCGCTTACCTCAGAGGTCTCTTCCGCCGAGCTGCTGCAGCATCGCAGCAGACCGACCGCCGGCACCGGGTGCTGTGTCCGCCGACCAGAACTGGTCGACGGCCTGTCCGTGATGACGATGCCGTCGCGAAGGAATACTCCCCTCCGTCGTCCAGTGTCCCACTCCGGGTACGCCCCGGGGAAATCCTGACCCGGCGCTGTGGCGAGACTCGCGTTTCGGTTCGGAACCGATTCCGATTCGCCCATCCGGGCTCAGCGATTGGCCTCCACCATCTGCCGCAGCTCCCGCTTCAGCTCCGACATCTCGTCCCGCAATCGGGCGGCCACCTCGAACTGCAGATCCGCGGCTGCGGTGTGCATCTGTTCGGTGAGCTCCTGGACCAGCTGGGCCAGATCGCCGGCCGGCATCCCGGCGGTCTTGCGGGCCTGCTCGACGGCATCGGCACCGAGGTTGGGGGTCGGCGACTTGCGGTCCTTGCCGGCCCGCTTACCCATCGAGGTCCCGGCCAGCATGTCGTCGGTGTCGGCGTCCTCGCGGGCCAGCATGTCGGTGATGTCGGCGATCTTCTTCCGCAGCGGAGTCGGGTCGATCCCGTGCTCCTTGTTGTAGGCCAACTGCTTGTCCCGGCGCCGGTTGGTCTCGTCGATCGCCGCGGCCATCGACGGGGTGATCTTGTCGGCATACATGTGGACCTGACCGGACACGTTACGAGCGGCCCGGCCGATGGTCTGGATCAGGCTCTTGTCGCTGCGCAGGAAGCCTTCCTTGTCGGCGTCCAGGATGGCGACCAGCGACACCTCGGGCAGGTCGAGTCCCTCGCGCAGCAGGTTGATCCCGACCAGCACGTCGTACTCCCCCATCCGCAGCTGGCGGAGCAGCTCGATCCGGCGCAGGGTGTCGACCTCGGAGTGCAGGTAACGGGTGCGGATCCCGTTCTCCAGCAGATAGTCGGTCAGGTCCTCCGACATCTTCTTGGTCAACGTGGTGACCAGCACCCGTTCGTTCCTGTCGGCGCGGGTCCGGATCTCGCCGATCAGGTCGTCGATCTGCCCCTGGGTCGGCTTGATGATGACCTCCGGGTCGACCAGACCGGTCGGCCGGATGATCTGCTCGACGACGCCGTCGGTGCGGGCCAGCTCGTAGTCCCCCGGGGTCGCCGACAGATAGACGGTCTGGCCGATCCGCTCCACGAACTCCTCGAACCGCAGCGGCCGGTTGTCCACCGCCGACGGCAGCCGGAAGCCGTGATCGACCAGCGTTCGCTTACGGGAGGCGTCGCCCTCGAACATGCCACCGATCTGCGGCACGGTGACGTGCGATTCGTCAATGACCAGCACGAAGTCCTCGGGGAAGTAGTCCAGCAACGTGTTCGGCGGCTCGCCCGGTGACCGGCCGTCCATGTGCATCGAATAGTTCTCGATCCCCGCACAGGTGCCGATCTGGCGCATCATCTCGATGTCGTACGTGGTACGCATCCGCAGCCGCTGGGCCTCCAGCAGCTTGTTCTGGCTCTCCAGCTCACCGAGCCGATGCTCCAGCTCGGCCTCGATCCCGTCGATCGCCCGGGCCATCGTGTCCGCGCCGGCCGAGTAGTGGCTGGCCGGCATCAGGATCGCCTCGTCGTCCTCGGAGATGATCTCCCCGGTCAGCGGATGCATCACCATCAGCCGCTCGATCTCGTCGCCGAAGAACTCGATCCGGACCGCCATCTCCTCATACTTCGGGAACACCTCGAGAGTGTCGCCACGGACCCGGAACGTGCCCCGCGCGCCGGACAGGTCGTTGCGCGCGTACTGGATGTTGACCAGTTGACGCAGCAGGTCGTCGCGGTCGATCACCTGCCCGACCTTGAGCATCACCGCCAGCCGCAAATACTCTGCGGCGCTGCCCAGACCGTAGATCGCCGACACGGTCGCAACCACGACGGTGTCCCGCCGGGTCAGCAGCGAGTTGGTCGCCGAGTGCCGGAGCCGCTCGACCTCCTCATTCAGCGAGGAGTCCTTCTCGATGTAGGTGTCGGTCTGCGGGATGTAGGCCTCGGGTTGGTAGTAGTCGTAGTAGGAGACGAAATACTCCACCGCATTCTTCGGGAAGAACTGGCGCAGCTCGTTGGCGAACTGGGCGGCCAGTGTCTTGTTGGGCTGCATCACCAGCATCGGCCGCTGCAGCCGCTCGGCCAGCCAGGCGACGGTCGCGGTCTTCCCGGTGCCGGTGGCGCCGAGCAGAACGATGTCCTGCTCGCCGCCGTTGATCCGGCGCTCCAGGTCGTCGATCGCCGCCGGCTGGTCGCCGGAGGGCGCGAACTCGCTCTGCACCTGCAGCGGGTGGACGGTGCGCTGCAGTTCTTCGATCGGACGCATGAGACAGACTGTATGCCCGACCTCTGACAGCCCTTCGGTCGACGGCTCAGAGCATGGTCTTCCAGACCGAGGTCACCATCTCCTGGAAGTCGGTGTTCAGTGCGTCGGTGTCGGTCTGGGACGTGTACCAGGTGGTCACCACCGAGGCCAGTCCGTCCTCCCGGACCGCGACCACCGAGGTAACGGCGACCGTCGTGGTCCCCTGGCTGCTGGAATCCACGTACTGCATGCTCTGCGATGCGGCCTTCAGCTTGCTGGTGCCGGTGTCGATCGACGACGCGGACCCCTTTTTGACGCCGCTTTCCTCCTCGCCGAGCTGGTCCAGCCAGGTGTCCAGGACCTGCTCCGGATCGGCGCTGCCACCGACGTCGACGCACTGCGCACTCGCCTTTGCCACGAGTTCACTGTTGGTCATCGAGACCAGCGACGACTTCTTGGTCTGAACCTTCCACCCGCTCGGCGGGGTGACCTCGCAGCCACCACCGATCGGGAGCGACGTGCCACCACCTTCGGATCCACCCGAATCGGTCGGCTCGTCCGACGGCTTCTCCGACGGCGGACTGCTCGGCTGCTCGGACGGCTGGCTGGACGGGTCCTGCTCCGGCGGTCCCTGGGCGGTCGGCACTCCCGACCCCGGTTCGATCGTCGAACCCGCGCTCCTGTTGCCGGTCACCGCGCTGATGATCAGCGCGATGATCACCACCAACACCACCAGGCCGCCGACGATCGCCAGGATCAGTCCGGTGCTCCGCTTGCGTGGGCCGCCGCCCGAACCGCCCGGTCCGCCGCCGCCCGGTGGCTGTTGACCGTAGCCCTGCTGCCCATATCCCTGCTGCCCGTAGGGCTGCTGGCCGTAGCCCTGCTGCCCGTAGCCCTGCTGCCCGTACGGCTGCTGTTGCCCGTAGGCCTGTTGGCCCGGTTGGCCGTAGCCCTGCTGCTGGCCGGGCTGACCATAGCCGGGTTGTTGCTGCTGGCCGGGTTGTTGCTGCTGGCCCGGGTGACCGTACGGTCCGGGCTGGCCCGGCTGACCGTAACCGCCCTGCGGCTGGCCCGGCTGACCGTACTGTCCCTGCTGACCTTGCTGACCCGGACCTTGCGGTCCTTGCTGGCCGAACTGGCCCTGCTGACCTCGCTGTCCGTCACCGGGCTGCTGCGGATTCGCCCACGGGTTACTCATGCCTGCCCCCGGTTCTGGTCGCCGGAATCATTGCGGTTCACCCGCGGCGGGGTGACCTGCGATGACGGATGGACATCGGACTGCTGCGGATCGTCGGCGCCCGCCGACGCGTGCCGCGCCGGCCGATCGGGCTCGACCGACCGATCAGGATCGGCCGTCCGAGAGGGACTTGTGGCCTGGGCGGGACTCGTCTGGGTCGGGCCCGCTGATGGTGCAGAACCGGGGGCAGATCCGTTGGGCTGCGCCGGGCTCATCGTCGCCGATCCCGTCCGAGTGGCTGCTGGCTCCGACCCTGCCGGCGCCGCGCCGCGTCCGGTCGAACCGGTGGCCAGGGCGATCCGGTCCGGCAGATCGGACCGCGACTGCTGCCGGTTCCCGATCCGGACGGCCGTTCCGCAGGCGTTGCAGAACGACGCCCCCGGCACCAGCGGCATCTCACAGCTGGCGCAGAACATCAGCTCGCCGTCGTCGCCGACACTCTCGTCATTGCGTGCTACCCGTTCCAGGGCGGCTTCCATCAGCCCCAGGTGCAGGACGTTGCGGACCCGCAGGATGAGGACCCCGAGGATGATCAGGCCCCACAGCAGCGTCAGCATCAGTCCCTGGGTGGCCGGCAGGTAGGACAGCAGGTAGGCGCCGACCTGATAGGCGATGTTGGCCAGGATCGCCTCGGCGAGGCCACGGAAGTAGCGCGGCGTGAAGCCGTCGTATCCCTTGCCCAGTCCGGAGAACTCCGCCGCGGCGATGCCCGCCGCGGTGCCCATCAGCAGCGGCTTGACGAAGCCTTCCAGGAAGATCAACGCGACCCAGCCGGCTGCGTTCCCGCTGTCGACGAAACCTCCGAAGAGGGCCTCCCGGTGCCGCACCAAGGTGTCGAAAGTGGCGTAGGCGACGCCGGAGATGACGCCGAAGGTGAGACCGTCCATCAGGTCGTCGAACTTCGGGCGGCTGGCCAGGTAGATCGGTCCGGCCTGAGTGATCAACTGAGCGACGATCGGCACCAGCACACCGACCAGCAGCAGTGTTCCGACCTGAGGCCCTTGGGCCAGCCCGCCGCCGTAACTCACCACGTCGGCCAGCGGTGCACGCCAGGAGGTCCAGAGGATCGTGAACGCCAGCGCCAACACGCCGGTGGCGAGGAAGGCCGCGACGGTGACCAGCACCGGCTCGTCCTCCCAGAGATTGACGTCGTAGAGATAGACGATGTAGACGATCGGGATCGCGAACGCTGCCACCAGGATGGCGACCGGCAGCGCACCGAAGATCGCTGCGACCAGGGCGACAGCCAGACCGATGGCCAGTGCGATCCGGTAGGTCTGCGGGTGCTGGCCGGTCCCGCGCGGCATGATCGTCGAGATCAGCGCGAACGAGGCCACCGGCTCGTCGGGCTTGACAGCGAACGATTTCTTGCGCGCCATGTCCGGTGACCTGAGATCGAGTCCACAGATCTGACAGAAATGCGCGACCTCGGCCGTCTCCGCGCCACACCGGGTGCAGGTCACGGGATCCTCCTCGGGTGGTCGGGTGTCGCCAAGCAGCGGGACACCAGGTTGGCCCATCGACGGTCCATTCGGACGTCCGGCGATGACATTCGGGGCAAGAACTTACCGTGTTCCGGTGACACGGCCGACGACCGCCGCGTACGCCGCGGCGACTCGAGTCCGGAGATCTTCGTCGTCGGGTCCGCTGTTGTCGATCACCAGGTCGGCGGCCGCGAGCCGGTCCTCCCTGCTGGCCTGGGCCGAGATCCGGGCATCGGCCTGCGCGGCGTCGATCCCGTCACGTTGCATCAGCCGCTGCCGTTGGATCTCCTCCGACGCGTCGACGACGATCACGGCATCGAAGTCGTCGGACTGGCCGGTCTCGACCAGCAGCGGGATCATCTGGACGACGACGGCGTCCGGCTCGGTCGCGGCCTCCAGTTCGTCGGCGCGCCGACGTACGGCCGGGTGGATGATCGCCTCCAGGTCCGCTCTGGCCTCGGCGTCGCCGAAGACGATCCGGCCGAGCGCAGGACGGTCGAGTCGTCCGTCGGTGATCACCCCGTCACCGAAGCGTTCGATGATCTTGGACAGACCCTCGGTGCCGGGCTCCACGACGTCACGCGCGAGCTGATCGGAGTCGATGACCACCGCACCGCAATCGGCCAGGATCGCCGCCACCGTTGACTTCCCTGATGCGATCCCACCGGTCAGTCCGATTCGAGTCCGTGCCATGGCTGCACTCTATCCAGCGGTGTGCCCGGCGGCCTGGCCACGCAGTCACCGCACGATCGCGGGTCGCGCCACGACAACGACGAAGCGGCCCCTCACCAACTGGTGAGAGGCCGCTTCGTTCGAAGATCATCGCGATGATCGGGATCGATCATCGCTCCATGATCAGTTGCCGCCGGTCAGCTTCTCCCGCAGAGCCTGCAGCGCCTCGTCGGAGGCCAGCGAACCCTCGGGATCCTGCGGAACGACTGCCGCCGGGCGGGAGGCTGCCGCGCCACCGCCGGTGCTGCCGTTGCTGCCGGACTCACCGTCGGTGGAGCCGCCGGAGGAGTACGACGCCGGTGCCTCGGCCGCCGCGCCCTCGGCCGCCTCGGCCTCGGTGACCTGCTTCTTGTGCTGCTCCCAACGGGCCTGAGCCTCGGCGTACTGGGACTCCCAGGCCGCCCGCTGCTCGTCGTAGCCCTCGAGCCACTCGCCGGTCTCCGGATCGAAGCCCTCCGGGTACAGGTAGTTGCCCTGGTCGTCGTAGCTGGCCGCCATCCCGTACAGCGTCGGGTCGAACTCGTCGGAGTTCACGTCGATGCTCTCGTTGGCCTGCTTCAGCGACAGCGAGATCCGGCGACGCTCGAGATCGATGTCGATGATCTTGACCATCACCTCGTCGTTGACCTGGACGACCTGCTCCGGGATCTCGACGTGACGCTCGGCGAGCTCGGAGACGTGCACCAGACCCTCGATGCCCTCCTCGACCCGGACGAACGCACCGAACGGCACCAGCTTGGTGACCTTGCCCGGAACGATCTGACCGATCTGGTGGGTGCGGGCGAAGGCCTGCCACGGATCTTCCTGGGTCGCCTTCAGCGACAGCGAGACCCGCTCGCGGTCCATCTCGACGCTGAGCACCTCGACGGTGACTTCCTGGCCGACCTCGACAACCTCGGACGGGTGGTCGATGTGCTTCCAGGACAGCTCCGAGACGTGCACCAGGCCATCCACACCGCCGAGATCGACGAAGGCGCCGAAGTTGACGATCGAGGAGACCACACCCTTGCGGATCTGGCCCTTCTGCAGCTGGGTGAGGAAGTTCTGCCGGACCTCGGACTGGGTCTGCTCCAGCCAGGCGCGACGGGACAGCACCACGTTGTTGCGGTTCTTGTCCAGCTCGATGATCTTGGCCTCGAGCTCCTGACCGACGTACGGCTGCAGGTCCCGGACCCGACGCATCTCGACCAGCGACGCGGGCAGGAAGCCACGCAGACCGATGTCGATGATCAGACCACCCTTGACGACCTCGATCACCGAACCGGTGACCACGCCGTCCTCTTCCTTGATCTTCTCGATCGTGCCCCAGGCGCGCTCGTACTGAGCCCGCTTCTTGGAGAGGATGAGGCGACCTTCCTTGTCCTCTTTCTGCTGGACCAGGGCCTCGACCTCATCGCCGACGCTGACCACCTGATGCGGGTCCACGTCGTGCTTGATGGAGAGTTCCTTGGAGGGGATCACACCCTCGGTCTTGTAGCCGATGTCGAGAAGGACTTCGTCTCGATCGACCTTGACGACGGTGCCGGTGACGATGTCACCGTCGTTGAAGTACTTGATGGTCTTGTCGACTGCTTCGAGGAACTCTTCGGGCGAGGAGAAGTCGTCGATCGCGACCTGCGGGGCTGCCTCAAGGGAGGACGTCATGTAGTAGGGCTCCGATTATGGATGAGTGGGTTGTACGGTGTGCCGCAGCCTGATTTCACACCCCGGCGGGACGATCGACTCACCGTCGTTCGACCGTCGAGAGGCGAGCGAGACCTACTCCGTCCGAAGTCTGCGCAGACCACAGCGACATTACAGCTTAACGTTGCGCCGAGAAGTCGGTCAATTCCGTTCCGCCGTACTCCTCCGTATCTGTGTCGAACGCATCCGGCCGACCGTTCATTCCGCCTGCGGAAGCACCGAGCAGTGGTTCCCCCGACCGCAAGCGGCGCGGGTTGTCCACTGCACGGCAAATCCGCGGGACCGACGGCACGCTTGCTGGCTACCATCTGCCGGTGACCTCCATCGACTGGCCCGTCTGCACCGAGCGACTGGCGTTGCGTCCGTACACGCCGGACGACCTTGATCCCCTCTGGGCGTTCGAACAGTTGCCGGAGGTGCAACGCTGGCTCGGTTGGGCACCACACACCCGCGACGAGCTGCGCGACGCGATGGAGTCCGAGACCAGCACCACAACCCAGGTGATGGTGCTCCTGGATTCGACGCTGATCGGCCACGTGATGATCATGCCCAGGGACAGCTGGGCACAGAAGGATGTCGCCGAGCAGGCCAAGGGTCTGGAGGCCGAGCTGGGCTGGATGTTCGATCCGGCGTACGGCGGGAAGGGCTACGCGACGGAGGCGATCCGAGCCGTCGTCGGGGTGTGCTTCGACTCCTTGAAGCTGCGCCGGGTGCATGCCGGCTGCTTCGCCGACAACGCCGCCTCCTGGCGGCTGATGGAACGGCTCGGGATGCGCCGCGAGGAATTCAGCCGGGCCACCGCGCTGCACCGCGACGGCAGCTGGCACGACGGGATGAGCTACGGGATACTCCGCGCGGAGTGGACCGAGGCCGGTGCCGCCGAGCCGGCCTGATCCTGCCGTCGCCGATCCGGTCGATGCGCAGCAGCCACCGGCGCACCATCGGTGCTCGAGATCCTGGGCTCAGACCTCGTGGCTGATGAGCGACAGGCCGAGGGCGTTGAACTGTTCGACCGGCCGGTGGTAGCCGCGTTCGATGTGGTGCACGCCGCGCAGGGTCGACGGGCCCTCGGCGACGGCCGCCGCGAGAACGGCAGAGAAGCCGGCCCGGATGTCGGGCATCGTCACGTCGCCACCACGCAGCTTGGTGACGCCGCGGACAACGGCCGAGTGCACGGCTGCGGTGTCGTGATAGCGGCAGGCAGCGCCGCCGAGGCAGGTGTCGTAGGTCTCGATCTCGGCACCCATCCGCTGCAGCGCCGGCACGTAGGCGAGCCGGTTCTCGTACACCGTCTCGTGCAGCACCGACATCCCGTCGGCCTGGGTGAACAGCACGATCAGCGGGGTCTGCCAGTCGGTGGCGAAACCGGGATGAGTGTCGGTGTGCACGGCCGCCGGTCGCAGCCCGTTCGGCGCC
Protein-coding sequences here:
- the rpsA gene encoding 30S ribosomal protein S1; the protein is MTSSLEAAPQVAIDDFSSPEEFLEAVDKTIKYFNDGDIVTGTVVKVDRDEVLLDIGYKTEGVIPSKELSIKHDVDPHQVVSVGDEVEALVQQKEDKEGRLILSKKRAQYERAWGTIEKIKEEDGVVTGSVIEVVKGGLIIDIGLRGFLPASLVEMRRVRDLQPYVGQELEAKIIELDKNRNNVVLSRRAWLEQTQSEVRQNFLTQLQKGQIRKGVVSSIVNFGAFVDLGGVDGLVHVSELSWKHIDHPSEVVEVGQEVTVEVLSVEMDRERVSLSLKATQEDPWQAFARTHQIGQIVPGKVTKLVPFGAFVRVEEGIEGLVHVSELAERHVEIPEQVVQVNDEVMVKIIDIDLERRRISLSLKQANESIDVNSDEFDPTLYGMAASYDDQGNYLYPEGFDPETGEWLEGYDEQRAAWESQYAEAQARWEQHKKQVTEAEAAEGAAAEAPASYSSGGSTDGESGSNGSTGGGAAASRPAAVVPQDPEGSLASDEALQALREKLTGGN
- a CDS encoding TerC family protein translates to MDVHLYAWIITVGVMVLILGFDVFVIGRRPHEPSMKEAGLFIGVFVALAILFGLGVWLVSGGQYAGEFFAGWLTEYSLSVDNLFIFVIIMTKLKVPRQYQQYALLVGILLALLFRGVFIALGAGLISLFSWVFFIFGAFLIYTAIRLYLDYRKGEDEEDAPDNPLMRLVKRRMPSTEEFHGTKLTIREGGRRLITPMLFVIIALGSTDLLFALDSIPAIYGLTQEPYLVFTANVFALMGLRQLYFLIGGLLKRLVYLSVGLSIILAFIGVKLVFHAMHEYHLDEKLHIPFSLDIPIWLSLTVIIVTLAVTTVASLIKSKRDADSTAAQPSN
- a CDS encoding PrsW family intramembrane metalloprotease; translation: MARKKSFAVKPDEPVASFALISTIMPRGTGQHPQTYRIALAIGLAVALVAAIFGALPVAILVAAFAIPIVYIVYLYDVNLWEDEPVLVTVAAFLATGVLALAFTILWTSWRAPLADVVSYGGGLAQGPQVGTLLLVGVLVPIVAQLITQAGPIYLASRPKFDDLMDGLTFGVISGVAYATFDTLVRHREALFGGFVDSGNAAGWVALIFLEGFVKPLLMGTAAGIAAAEFSGLGKGYDGFTPRYFRGLAEAILANIAYQVGAYLLSYLPATQGLMLTLLWGLIILGVLILRVRNVLHLGLMEAALERVARNDESVGDDGELMFCASCEMPLVPGASFCNACGTAVRIGNRQQSRSDLPDRIALATGSTGRGAAPAGSEPAATRTGSATMSPAQPNGSAPGSAPSAGPTQTSPAQATSPSRTADPDRSVEPDRPARHASAGADDPQQSDVHPSSQVTPPRVNRNDSGDQNRGQA
- the uvrB gene encoding excinuclease ABC subunit UvrB, whose protein sequence is MRPIEELQRTVHPLQVQSEFAPSGDQPAAIDDLERRINGGEQDIVLLGATGTGKTATVAWLAERLQRPMLVMQPNKTLAAQFANELRQFFPKNAVEYFVSYYDYYQPEAYIPQTDTYIEKDSSLNEEVERLRHSATNSLLTRRDTVVVATVSAIYGLGSAAEYLRLAVMLKVGQVIDRDDLLRQLVNIQYARNDLSGARGTFRVRGDTLEVFPKYEEMAVRIEFFGDEIERLMVMHPLTGEIISEDDEAILMPASHYSAGADTMARAIDGIEAELEHRLGELESQNKLLEAQRLRMRTTYDIEMMRQIGTCAGIENYSMHMDGRSPGEPPNTLLDYFPEDFVLVIDESHVTVPQIGGMFEGDASRKRTLVDHGFRLPSAVDNRPLRFEEFVERIGQTVYLSATPGDYELARTDGVVEQIIRPTGLVDPEVIIKPTQGQIDDLIGEIRTRADRNERVLVTTLTKKMSEDLTDYLLENGIRTRYLHSEVDTLRRIELLRQLRMGEYDVLVGINLLREGLDLPEVSLVAILDADKEGFLRSDKSLIQTIGRAARNVSGQVHMYADKITPSMAAAIDETNRRRDKQLAYNKEHGIDPTPLRKKIADITDMLAREDADTDDMLAGTSMGKRAGKDRKSPTPNLGADAVEQARKTAGMPAGDLAQLVQELTEQMHTAAADLQFEVAARLRDEMSELKRELRQMVEANR
- a CDS encoding metalloregulator ArsR/SmtB family transcription factor, encoding MEQNSALAALADPARWRIVTALADRPQSVGVIADEVGLRQPQATKHLQTLERAGLVVSQRSGQRKIFALEAGPLRDLAVRLGRLADGADRQSTVRADFDNYGASLAEELASATAHRWADGRSFSFRRRLAAPRETVWAAVTEADRMARWWVPDHLRVARLIFEAVPGGRVIQEYADAADRTGVDGLVGRAEGVVRSVVDGERIGFRLSPLLPTGAVAFTADYTVTLADHRDAPGGASAGDPSRPEPVTTELDVRFRIDDSVVESADFIAGIELGWNQSLDRLAALINAEQK
- the coaE gene encoding dephospho-CoA kinase gives rise to the protein MARTRIGLTGGIASGKSTVAAILADCGAVVIDSDQLARDVVEPGTEGLSKIIERFGDGVITDGRLDRPALGRIVFGDAEARADLEAIIHPAVRRRADELEAATEPDAVVVQMIPLLVETGQSDDFDAVIVVDASEEIQRQRLMQRDGIDAAQADARISAQASREDRLAAADLVIDNSGPDDEDLRTRVAAAYAAVVGRVTGTR
- a CDS encoding dihydrofolate reductase family protein yields the protein MSTNTTRRVVTNISLTLDGRYAGPGGATDMAWLMPYAISDVARDHLTELWKPASTALLGRVNAEGFLGFWPTVADDPNADERDRGYARWLVDADKVVLSHTLTEAPWQRTRILDRPAPEVVDELQAEDGGDIVVFASASVIKALLAADRVDRLAFMIFPETVGGGARLFEDGLPAGKWALVSNAAGEDGTISLVYDRIR
- a CDS encoding GNAT family N-acetyltransferase; this encodes MTSIDWPVCTERLALRPYTPDDLDPLWAFEQLPEVQRWLGWAPHTRDELRDAMESETSTTTQVMVLLDSTLIGHVMIMPRDSWAQKDVAEQAKGLEAELGWMFDPAYGGKGYATEAIRAVVGVCFDSLKLRRVHAGCFADNAASWRLMERLGMRREEFSRATALHRDGSWHDGMSYGILRAEWTEAGAAEPA